In Schizosaccharomyces osmophilus chromosome 2, complete sequence, the following proteins share a genomic window:
- the tam8 gene encoding Schizosaccharomyces specific protein Tam8: MNRTSESVEPTPLDKNTIHWSRERVPVVVETSSAENDVDNEDDDNSKLQRIFMVNRWVPKHQQNNERKDSSPLKAQ, translated from the coding sequence ATGAATCGAACTTCAGAAAGCGTGGAACCTACTCCTTTAGATAAAAACACTATCCATTGGAGTCGTGAACGGGTGCCGGTAGTCGTAGAAACCTCATCTGCTGAAAATGATGTTGACAATGAAGATGACGATAATTCAAAGTTACAACGGATCTTTATGGTAAACCGATGGGTTCCCAAAcatcaacaaaataatgaaagaaaagacagTAGCCCTTTAAAAGCTCAATGA
- the mug176 gene encoding BRCT domain protein → MLSLESKQDVLPNPRMHRKGHYRRHSLHSLQSLKSNTEPVSKQHQTVTNINRSHRRHERVNSLDGVGFPSERFGVAPRISDKNIPSLIPFASSKYLSPVGRDSPPNDGYFSAITEEQLEDAYADFWKPTVSLSLSSKSVHDTTVSTQVASKFKEEQFPLSMASVSVTIEEKMLDRNILAQQLTELGATIHKRPQFSKHDLTTHMVLPKNSYSYSMLDAIPSESTIEFVSPEWVAACYSAKKWVNESAFRINFKSLVPRHGLALANINPSRSQVTRMKTKSGPFVLDVDMPSHNQSRTSSKKPLEGIEYNFNPSFAENARLLKERPKSKGNTTFLNVPSAKKRPNGREGVFRVQETNALKLDSPFSATKLSNLSPRQRKQLESAKKKYLAYEPIVGSPLKQKITFFDL, encoded by the coding sequence ATGCTATCGCTGGAATCAAAACAAGATGTTTTGCCGAATCCTCGAATGCATAGAAAGGGACATTATCGTCGTCATAGCTTGCATTCTCTACAATCTCTGAAATCCAACACGGAGCCAGTTTCAAAACAACACCAAACAGTAACGAACATAAACCGCTCTCATAGGAGACACGAGCGTGTCAATAGTCTTGACGGTGTTGGGTTTCCCTCAGAACGATTCGGCGTCGCTCCTCGTATATCTGACAAAAATATCCCATCTTTGATTCCCTTTGCATCTTCCAAGTATCTGTCTCCTGTAGGTCGTGACTCTCCTCCAAATGATGGCTATTTCTCTGCAATCACTGAAGAACAACTAGAAGACGCTTATGCTGATTTTTGGAAGCCGACCGTTTCTCTTTCGTTGTCGTCGAAATCGGTGCACGATACGACTGTGTCCACACAGGTAGCCTCAAAGTTCAAGGAAGAACAATTTCCATTGTCTATGGCTTCAGTGTCTGTGACAATTGAGGAAAAAATGTTGGATCGTAATATTCTGGCTCAGCAATTAACCGAACTTGGAGCCACCATTCACAAACGGCCTCAATTTAGTAAACACGATTTAACAACTCACATGGTCTTGCCAAAAAACAGCTATTCCTACTCGATGCTCGATGCCATACCCTCCGAAAGCACAATAGAATTCGTCTCGCCGGAATGGGTTGCGGCTTGTTATTCAGCGAAAAAGTGGGTGAACGAATCCGCCTTCCGTATAAACTTTAAAAGTTTGGTACCGAGGCATGGTTTGGCACTTGCAAACATAAATCCCTCCAGGTCTCAGGTAACTCgtatgaaaacaaaatcggGCCCTTTTGTATTAGATGTAGACATGCCTTCTCATAATCAGTCGAGAACGAGTTCCAAAAAACCTTTGGAGGGAATTGAATATAACTTCAATCCATCGTTTGCTGAAAATGCTCGTTTGCTCAAGGAAAGGCCTAaatcaaaaggaaatacGACTTTTCTCAACGTGCCTTCAGCAAAAAAACGACCAAATGGTAGGGAAGGTGTTTTTCGCGTTCAGGAAACCAATGCTTTGAAATTAGATTCACCTTTTAGTGCAACCAAATTATCCAATCTATCTCCTCGCCAGAGAAAACAATTGGAATCcgccaaaaagaaatatttggCTTATGAACCCATCGTTGGGTCAccattaaaacaaaaaattacattTTTCGATCTTTGA
- the ser2 gene encoding phosphoserine phosphatase Ser2 has protein sequence MSQAVVILSPSSEPKALEAVFRLFDTPQLQELGDGWKQISGKLVSSFADAKAECDSISGQETLDCNCLKYESFSTNKKLVVFDMDSTLIQQECIDEIAAEAGIQKEVSTITSLAMNGEIDFQESLRRRVSLLEGLSVDVIDKIIAKITFTPGAKELCRVLKKLGATLVVASGGFIPMANYVKEQLGLDYAYANMLEYSHDGKYLNGKVQGAIVDGQRKAEILRQKKAELGLDVVETMAVGDGANDLIMMGESGLGVAYNAKPKVQLMASSKINQTSLQNVLYLLGINKSEQERLLA, from the exons ATGTCACAAGCGGTCGTAATCctttctccttcttctgAACCAAAAGCTTTAGAAGCTGTTTTCCGTCTTTTTGATACCCCGCAACTACAAGAACTTGGTGATGGATGGAAGCAAATCTCTGGAAAACTTGTGAGCTCGTTTGCAGACGCGAAAGCAGAATGCGACTCCATCTCTGGTCAGGAAACATTAGATTGTAACTGCTTGAAATATGAATCATTTTCTACCAACAAAAAGttggttgtttttgatATGGACTCGACTTTAATTCAGCAAGAGTGCATTGACGAGATTGCAGCCGAAGCTGGTATTCAAAAAGAGGTCTCCACCATTACTTCTCTTGCGATGAATGGTGAGATTGATTTTCAGGAATCTCTTCGTCGTCGTGTATCCCTTTTAGAGGGATTGAGCGTCGATGTTATTGACAAAATCATTGCAAAGATTACGTTCACTCCAGGAGCAAAGGAATTATGCCGCGTCTTGAAGAAGTTAGGTGCTACACTTGTTGTTGCTAGCGGCGGATTTATTCCCATGGCAAACTATGTCAAAGAGCAACTCGGCTTGGATTATGCTTATGCTAATATG TTGGAGTATAGTCATGATGGAAAGTATTTAAATGGCAAGGTACAAGGTGCCATTGTAGATGGACAGCGAAAGGCAGAAATTTTGCGCCAAAAGAAGGCAGAACTTGGACTGGATGTAGTTGAGACAATGGCTGTTGGTGATGGTGCCAATGATTTGATTATGATGGGTGAATCAGGCTTAGGGGTTGCATACAATGCTAAACCAAAAGTGCAGCTTATG gcATCGTCCAAAATCAATCAGACTTCTTTGCAAAAtgttttgtatttattgGGCATAAACAAGTCTGAACAAGAGCGCTTGTTGGCATAA
- the pof9 gene encoding F-box protein Pof9 — MLSTPLLQLSPDILIEIGSYLDSEDLLHLIKTCKRLHLVFENKAVWLRLCRRIEGLVTIDVPEKADYKRLYLRWKKKGYIYTWGEKSWNRLGRLVSHTHFPHHKPIALTGSYSVKAVQIEVGGYGIFLLNEDGRLSITGKRTNSISQVVSELDFVYSIHAGRDYCLAMADEGNLWQVGVNSTLCLTKDNVLSDYKGRFTIFRSGWDSLSVFVPQVGFLLWKTGMELEPMVYKIYRGQEMVNVSDYVLCAGFLVFTTKNESLVFRVDLDGNYEKQAKELKNFRIPEESGPWKLFGNFRTFSCLSKNGNTVYMGNDSTKESDAKPIVHEFLQNNGINKLAHGDYHHLMLKQDGTVWSWGMELSNCGSLGLGTLYNQIGDDVLIDVRGRRVTVLKPQRVSLNATCISIAAGGWQSAMMAISDKILPDAMEPARMTSLSLTHPSVPVLHFLRSRRTD, encoded by the exons ATGTTAAGCACTCCATTGCTTCAGTTGTCACCAGATATTTTGATCGAGATCGGTAGCTATCTTGATTCTGAAGACTTGCTTCATCTAATTAAAACTTGCAAGCGGCTTCATCTTGTATTTGAGAACAAAGCAGTTTGGCTTAGATTATGTAGACGAATTGAAGGATTGGTAACCATTGACGTACCTGAAAAAGCAGACTATAAAAGACTATATTTAagatggaagaagaaaggatATATTTATACCTGGGGAGAAAAAAGCTGGAATCGTTTGGGGCGATTGGTAAGTCATACACATTTTCCCCATCACAAGCCCATTGCCTTAACGGGTTCGTATTCAGTGAAGGCTGTTCAAATAGAAGTTGG TGGCTATGGAATATTTTTACTTAACGAGGACGGAAGATTATCTATAACTGGAAAAAGGACAAATTCAATTTCGCAGGTAGTTTCAGAGTTGGATTTTGTATATTCTATTCATGCTGGCCGTGATTACTGCTTGGCGATGGCCGATGAGGGGAATCTATGGCAAGTAGGCGTGAACTCTACATTGTGTTTGACAAAGGATAACGTTTTGTCAGATTATAAAGGAAGATTTACCATTTTTCGTAGTGGTTGGGACTCTCTTTCAGTTTTTGTTCCGCAAGTGGGCTTTTTATTATGGAAGACTGGAATGGAACTTGAGCCTATGGTGTACAAAATTTATCGCGGGCAAGAAATGGTAAATGTTTCCGATTACGTACTTTGTGCtggttttcttgttttcacgacaaagaatgaatctttggttttccGTGTAGACCTAGATGGGAACTatgaaaagcaagcaaaaGAACTCAAGAATTTTCGAATCCCTGAAGAAAGCGGCCCATGGAAGCTTTTCGGGAACTTCCGTACCTTTAGTtgtctttccaaaaatggaaacacGGTATACATGGGGAATGACTCTACGAAAGAATCAGATGCCAAGCCAATTGTTCAcgaatttttacaaaacaaTGGTATAAACAAGCTAGCTCATGGTGATTATCATCATCTTATGTTAAAACAGGACGGAACAGTTTGGTCTTGGGGAATGGAATTATCGAATTGTGGTTCTCTAGGTTTAGGAACTTTATATAACCAAATTGGGGACGACGTTTTGATTGATGTGCGAGGACGAAGAGTGACAGTGCTTAAACCTCAAAGGGTATCTTTGAACGCAACTTGTATCTCAATCGCAGCGGGCGGTTGGCAAAGTGCAATGATGGCAATTTCTGACAAGATTTTGCCGGATGCAATGGAGCCTGCGAGGATGACCAGCCTATCCTTGACGCATCCAAGTGTTCCTGTGTTGCATTTTCTGCGAAGCAGACGTACTGACTAG
- the rav2 gene encoding RAVE complex subunit Rav2 → METDVNAFVVQKEKEWFEQNVLPGFWESVTNEVKEALELVEGETPTVLVFSSPKTDVVKGIVSRKGAVIDRINLTIKMGRSTHMIKLEEPNTVRLEQIINLVNYLRYLLYVLLRIKENAGRAVQQLEEILRAIVYLLNTEEETSGPSNPNLVSQGSNVSLETPSSQPLQSNSSGSYFSHSHPPLHVHKRAANDLFTPPLPPNLALSFSVSTSSVCLHLFRLLGTNPILDSLKFGSLETNNALPHTSQRIDAFSQDPILLAVTAKLSALQKKVNDISYRLKVVSSSVKFGGTP, encoded by the coding sequence ATGGAAACAGATGTAAACGCATTTGTcgttcaaaaagaaaaagagtggTTTGAACAGAATGTCTTACCGGGTTTTTGGGAATCTGTAACAAATGAAGTTAAAGAGGCACTAGAACTAGTTGAAGGGGAAACCCCTACAGTGCTTGTGTTCTCTTCGCCAAAGACGGACGTCGTGAAAGGAATTGTTTCCAGGAAAGGAGCTGTGATTGACCGTATCAATCTCACAATAAAAATGGGAAGGTCGACCCATATGATCAAGCTGGAGGAACCTAATACGGTACGGTTGGAGCAAATAATAAATCTTGTAAATTACCTGCGCTACTTGCTATACGTTTTGCTACggataaaagaaaacgctGGCCGTGCTGTACAACAACTGGAGGAAATTTTACGAGCAATTGTCTACTTGTTAAatacagaagaagaaacttcTGGACCATCTAATCCAAATTTGGTGTCTCAAGGGAGCAATGTCTCCTTGGAAACTCCTTCTTCCCAGCCGTTACAGTCAAATTCGAGTGGTTCATATTTCTCCCACTCTCATCCCCCTTTACATGTACATAAGAGAGCTGCCAATGATCTGTTTACTCCTCCTTTACCGCCTAACCTGGCTCTAAGTTTTAGTGTATCAACATCTTCAGTATGCCTTCACTTGTTTCGGTTGCTTGGCACAAACCCAATACTTgattctttgaaatttGGAAGtcttgaaacaaacaatgCATTGCCCCATACTTCACAACGAATTGATGCGTTCTCCCAAGATCCTATTTTACTTGCTGTAACTGCAAAGCTTTCTGctttacaaaagaaggtCAATGATATTTCCTACAGGTTGAAagttgtttcttcttcggtTAAATTTGGAGGAACCCCATGA
- the hhp1 gene encoding serine/threonine protein kinase (CK1 family) Hhp1 has protein sequence MALDLRIGNKYRIGRKIGSGSFGDIYLGTNIVSGEEVAIKLESTRAKHPQLEYEYRVYRILSGGVGIPFVRWFGIECDYNAMVMDLLGPSLEDLFNFCSRKFTLKTVLLLADQLISRIEFIHSKSFLHRDIKPDNFLMGIGKRGNQVNVIDFGLAKKYRDHKTHLHIPYRENKNLTGTARYASINTHLGIEQSRRDDLESLGYVLVYLCRGSLPWQGLKAATKKQKYEKIMEKKISTPTEALCRGFPQEFAIYLNYTRSLRFDDKPDYAYLRKLFRDLFCRQNYEFDYMFDWTSKRKNQQDQQNQQQLQHQLAASAQVTSPPERSSFKNYRNQSFNDKGEVKSTAPVINDMPTPTAQYIPRPN, from the coding sequence ATGGCGTTGGACCTCCGAATTGGAAACAAATATCGCATTGGGCGTAAAATTGGGAGTGGTTCCTTTGGTGATATTTATTTAGGCACAAACATTGTTTCTGGTGAGGAAGTCGCAATCAAGTTGGAATCTACGAGGGCCAAACATCCTCAACTGGAATACGAATATCGAGTTTATCGCATTTTGTCAGGTGGAGTAGGAATTCCATTTGTTCGTTGGTTTGGAATAGAATGCGACTATAATGCTATGGTTATGGATCTTCTTGGTCCATCGTTGGAAGATTTGTTCAATTTCTGCAGTAGAAAATTTACTTTGAAGACAGTGCTTCTACTTGCTGATCAGTTGATATCACGAATCGAATTTATTCATTCCAAGTCGTTTTTGCATCGAGATATTAAGCCTGATAATTTCTTGATGGGTATTGGAAAGCGCGGTAATCAGGTCAATGTCATTGATTTTGGTTTGGCAAAGAAGTATCGAGACCACAAAACCCATCTTCATATCCCTTATcgtgaaaacaaaaaccttACTGGCACTGCTCGTTATGCAAGCATTAACACTCACTTGGGTATTGAACAATCTCGCCGTGATGATTTGGAGTCATTGGGTTATGTATTAGTGTACTTGTGTCGTGGAAGCCTTCCTTGGCAGGGACTGAAGGCTGCtacaaagaaacaaaagtacGAAAAGAtcatggaaaagaaaatctcTACTCCTACTGAGGCTTTGTGCCGTGGTTTTCCCCAAGAATTtgcaatttatttaaattacACTCGATCTCTTCGTTTCGATGACAAGCCTGATTATGCTTATCTTCGCAAACTCTTCCGCGACCTATTTTGCAGACAAAATTATGAGTTTGACTACATGTTTGATTGGACTtcgaagagaaaaaatcagCAGGATCAGCAAAATCAACAACAATTGCAACACCAATTAGCCGCGTCAGCGCAGGTTACATCTCCGCCCGAGCGTTCGTCCTTTAAAAATTATCGAAATCAGTCGTTTAATGATAAAGGTGAAGTGAAAAGTACCGCTCCTGTAATCAACGATATGCCTACTCCAACCGCTCAGTATATTCCACGGCCTAACTAG
- the trm141 gene encoding tRNA(Ser) (cytosine-3-)-methyltransferase Trm141, with the protein MESKNTLSPFWAEKYKRESKKSWDKFYKRNETRFFRDRHWLDREFDIYFGLPDKRPLTLLEVGCGVGNLVYPLLEVQPNLKVYCCDFSPRAIEFVEKHEHFNESSVVPFVCDITEDRLDQWVPDGGVDTLTAIFVLSALPREKQQDAICNLSSVLSPKGHLVFRDYCDGDFAQEKFQQSSDPSLIDERTFVRQDGTISYFFVEDELNHWMESAGLRLISLDRVSRTVDNRKRNLSMDRTFLQGVWEKCR; encoded by the coding sequence atggaatcaaaaaataccTTAAGCCCTTTTTGGGCAGAAAAATACAAACGAGAATCGAAAAAATCATGGGATAAATTTTACAAACGAAATGAGACTCGATTCTTTCGGGATCGGCATTGGCTGGATCGGGAATTTGATATATACTTTGGATTACCTGACAAAAGACCATTAACACTACTAGAAGTAGGCTGTGGTGTTGGAAATTTGGTTTATCCATTGCTGGAGGTACAACCGAATTTAAAGGTCTATTGTTGTGATTTCAGCCCCCGTGCCATTGAGTTTGTAGAAAAGCATGAGCATTTCAATGAATCCAGCGTTGTTCCTTTTGTATGCGATATAACAGAAGATCGCTTGGATCAATGGGTTCCAGATGGCGGTGTCGATACTCTAACAGCCATCTTTGTGCTTTCAGCACTTCCTCGTGAAAAACAGCAGGACGCCATTTGCAATTTGTCATCGGTATTAAGCCCAAAAGGACATTTGGTATTTCGAGATTATTGTGATGGTGATTTTGCTCAGGAGAAGTTTCAACAGAGCTCTGATCCTTCTCTTATAGATGAACGAACTTTTGTTCGTCAGGATGGGACAATATCATACTTTTTTGTCGAAGATGAATTAAATCATTGGATGGAAAGTGCTGGTCTTCGTTTAATCTCGCTGGATCGAGTTAGTCGAACGGTCGACAATCGGAAACGAAATCTCAGTATGGATCGAACATTTCTTCAAGGGGTTTGGGAAAAATGTAGATAA
- the erf2 gene encoding palmitoyltransferase Erf2: MSPRHLSKETALRYPWKQPWNPNFSALSDPTNPINPNEKTDNQQNITEQTLHGSEVQQIERRYKHFPGNNVFFLGGRFQMSTQFKAFAITLFALLLPGVLFFIFSAFWLWHQVSPAIPITFSYIYALVMISMLKCSTSDPGILPRNSNILIYDPTHPWSVIPEDKRLLIGSTRSDSAFLITTVYCHTCRLYRPPRASHCHLCDNCVEYLDHHCTWLNNCIGRRNYRYFFIFLLSLFFEALYLTVLGFYIAFASFRYGSDTNFARHLQRPWAGVSFFLGIYAALGSIFPGILLGYQCYLIGCGQNVHEFLRSKNTETEDVRPYHNSVWINFLTVLCRPKNVSYVRPRRKEMV, from the coding sequence ATGAGTCCTCGTCATCTCTCAAAAGAGACTGCCTTGAGATACCCGTGGAAACAACCCTGGAATCCTAATTTCTCAGCTCTTTCTGATCCTACTAATCCTATTAatccaaatgaaaagactgacaatcaacaaaatattACTGAGCAGACGCTGCATGGATCCGAAGTGCAACAAATTGAGAGACGCTACAAACACTTTCCAGGCAACAATGTCTTTTTCTTAGGAGGGAGATTCCAAATGTCTACACAATTTAAAGCATTTGCAATAACTCTATTTGCCTTGCTTCTCCCCGGCGTActgtttttcatttttagcGCCTTTTGGTTATGGCATCAGGTGTCACCAGCTATCCCTATAACGTTTTCCTATATCTATGCATTAGTTATGATTTCAATGCTGAAGTGTTCTACGTCTGACCCTGGAATTCTTCCTCGAAACTCCAACATTTTAATATATGACCCTACCCACCCTTGGTCGGTGATTCCAGAAGACAAGAGACTTCTGATAGGATCAACTCGCTCTGATTCagcttttttaattacGACTGTCTACTGCCATACGTGCCGTCTTTATCGTCCACCTCGTGCTAGCCACTGTCATCTGTGTGATAATTGTGTTGAATACCTTGATCACCATTGTACATGGCTTAATAACTgcattggaagaagaaactatcgatactttttcattttcttgctttccttgttttttgaagctttgtATTTGACAGTCTTGGGGTTTTATATTGCATTTGCTAGCTTTCGGTATGGTTCTGACACTAATTTTGCGAGACATTTACAAAGGCCGTGGGCTGGtgtctctttttttcttggaataTATGCTGCATTGGGTTCGATTTTCCCAGGAATCCTTCTGGGTTACCAGTGCTACTTGATCGGCTGCGGCCAAAATGTTCATGAATTTTTGCGTTCTAAAAATACTGAAACCGAAGACGTTCGGCCTTACCATAACAGCGTGTGGATCAACTTTTTGACAGTTTTGTGTAGGCCTAAAAACGTTAGTTATGTACGCCCTCGTCGTAAAGAAATGGTATAA
- the elp6 gene encoding elongator complex subunit Elp6 has protein sequence MTSLAQHIPPIPEPFSLTLLVGTRETPVTFLIHYYLHHCIREGLKVCFVSFSKTLDEHTDALRKWGTDVRTKPNFYFVDGYSMLFAPAVVANKIQANDVKNNPKQVFAPVIKCLQQNEFDTKNSILIIEDIDVLLSTNSLQATQLQEAVFELQKTSGRVVVNVSVGAPLPRQVSFAKNMGHLATRCISCRPLTSGNARRITGFMRVTKGPNHFLQRSGHELPEDDDNEVLYEVTETHAVIHPKGQVTLQL, from the exons ATGACTTCTCTTGCGCAGCACATTCCACCAATTCCTGAGCCTTTTTCCTTGACGTTATTGGTAGGAACAAGAGAAACACCAGTTACCTTTTTGATTCACTACTATCTTCATCATTGCATACGAGAAGGTTTGAAAGtttgctttgtttcttttagtAAAACGTTAGATGAGCATACTGACGCTCTTCGAAAATGG GGAACCGATGTAAGGAcgaaaccaaatttttattttgttgatgGATATAGCATGCTGTTTGCTCCTGCTGTTGTTGCAAATAAGATTCAGGCTAATGATGTGAAAAATAATCCCAAACAAGTTTTCGCTCCTGTCATTAAGTGTCTACAACAAAACGAGTTTGATACGAAAAATTCTATTCTTATCATTGAAGATATTGATGTACTTTTGTCAACCAATTCTCTACAAGCAACTCAATTGCAAGAGGCTGTCTTTGAGTTGCAAAAAACATCAGGACGGGTAGTGGTCAACGTATCGGTTGGAGCACCCCTACCTCGCCAGGTATCCTTTGCTAAAAATATGGGTCATTTAGCTACGAGATGCATCTCTTGTCGGCCATTAACAAGTGGGAATGCACGTAGAATTACCGGATTCATGAGAGTGACGAAGGGACCTAACCATTTTTTGCAACGAAGTGGACATGAATTGCCAGAGGACGATGACAACGAGGTTTTATACGAGGTTACTGAAACACATGCGGTTATTCATCCTAAGGGTCAAGTAACCTTACAACTCTAG
- a CDS encoding mitochondrial conserved fungal membrane protein — MAVLRSLMSNRYVRWTKQYPELFITWCVMTYTFGVAGYMLGQRGMLIEHDTQVRIPREKAHPWEDSDQDHGSNLLYGYKYFPRGDTSKEPKKSPSPIQYSTVTTRGISQNLIERFSK; from the exons ATGGCTGTGTTAAGAAGCCTTATGTCGAATCGGTACGTCCGTTGGACGAAACAATATCCTGAACTGTTT ATTACCTGGTGTGTTATGACTTATACCTTTGGAGTTGCTGGCTACATGCTTG GTCAACGAGGAATGTTGATCGAACATGACACCCAGGTTCGCATTCCCCGAGAGAAAGCGCATCCATGGGAGGATTCAGATCAAGATCATGGAAGTAATCTTCTCTATGGATATAAGTATTTTCCCAGAGGTGATACATCGAAGGAACCAAAGAAATCACCCTCCCCAATCCAGTACAGTACGGTGACTACCAGAGGAATATCTCAGAATCTTATTGAACGATTTTCAAAGTAG
- the far10 gene encoding SIP/FAR complex FHA domain subunit Far10/Csc1: MSAVVTLTPLNDSFQTKKLVLSPSVTYKVGRHTNKSTAPAASNLYFNSKVLSRQHAEIWMEKDSLILYVRDVKSSNGTFVNGNRLSSENKASAPCKLNSGDVLDFGVDIYNEEEIIHKKVSAQIRILTRGVPASTGPARHLETEVMLDSIMRQMAIQYRRCVELNEDLENLEHDVQGMSTTAGFINHSIHIDRKSSLRASDGVKSAESSLMTRGSLSTSSVEHDFLSPSSVEVPNKSTDASSFLSLPHKHTSDAAIREAESTIANLETWKARAFTAEAKLSIKKGCWYNNRAFFLSPFFIAVAGVIVYLGYWR; the protein is encoded by the coding sequence ATGTCTGCCGTAGTTACGCTGACTCCATTGAACGATTCTTttcaaacgaaaaaattaGTACTCTCACCATCTGTTACATACAAAGTAGGAAGACATACGAACAAATCGACTGCTCCAGCGGCATCCAATCTGTATTTCAATTCCAAGGTGCTTAGCCGACAGCACGCGGAAATATGGATGGAAAAAGACTCTCTTATTCTTTACGTTCGGGATGTAAAGTCTTCTAATGGAACGTTTGTGAATGGAAATCGACTGTCGTCTGAGAATAAGGCTTCGGCACCGTGCAAATTAAATTCGGGAGatgttttggattttggCGTGGATATTTATAATGAGGAAGAaataattcataaaaaagtttctgCACAAATTCGAATACTCACGCGCGGAGTCCCCGCTTCAACGGGTCCTGCTCGACATTTAGAAACAGAGGTTATGCTGGATTCAATTATGCGACAAATGGCAATTCAATACCGGCGATGTGTAGAATTGAATGAGGATTTAGAAAATCTAGAACATGATGTTCAAGGAATGTCAACAACTGCTGGGTTCATTAACCATTCCATTCATATAGACAGAAAGTCTTCTCTTCGAGCCTCTGATGGCGTAAAGTCTGCCGAATCTTCTTTAATGACTCGTGGTTCTTTGTCCACATCCTCAGTAGAACACGATTTTCTCTCCCCTTCTTCTGTTGAGGTTCCAAACAAGTCTACCGacgcttcttcttttctttcattgcCCCATAAACATACCTCCGATGCTGCCATCCGGGAAGCTGAATCAACGATAGCAAATTTGGAAACTTGGAAAGCGCGTGCATTTACAGCTGAAGCAAAGCTTTCGATAAAAAAAGGCTGTTGGTACAACAATCGagctttcttcctttcccCCTTCTTCATCGCCGTTGCTGGAGTTATCGTATACCTGGGATATTGGAGGTAG